In one Solanum dulcamara chromosome 1, daSolDulc1.2, whole genome shotgun sequence genomic region, the following are encoded:
- the LOC129890810 gene encoding putative ubiquitin-conjugating enzyme E2 38: MFTEEETRTKGTSMAIVSAGEGKKCGKTIKFPHFDVVSDESDHYYIKSNQSNKERNYFNDTNTSTYRSIMKEWKILEKNLPESIYVRTYELRMDLLRAVIIGAPGTPYHDGLFFFDIVFPSDYPNHPPNIYHLSRGFHMNPNLYSSGFVCLSLVNTWNGTKVERWTPTNSTILQLLVSIQGLVLNAQPYFNEPGREKHIKSETWLKRSLAYNEEVFIMSCKLMLCHIRTPPKNFEGFVHQHFRERGEYILASLNTYGGGKATAGQYQGDNNKSSSRVYTSVQFQKNSRKMFAEFESALKKLSNRNQEEKAKETAKKKRKRENASSKAKVVVKENKPKSGLMQKIKGFFKFIFE, translated from the coding sequence CTGGTGAGGGCAAAAAATGTGGTAAAACTATCAAATTCCCACATTTTGATGTTGTATCAGATGAATCAGATCACTATtacatcaaatcaaaccaatccAACAAAGAAAGAAACTACTTCAATGATACAAACACTTCTACTTATAGAAGCATcatgaaagaatggaaaatCCTTGAGAAAAATCTCCCTGAATCCATTTATGTTCGAACATATGAGTTGCGTATGGATCTTCTACGAGCAGTGATCATCGGTGCCCCAGGGACTCCATATCACGATGGACTTTTCTTCTTCGACATTGTCTTTCCATCAGATTATCCTAACCATCCTCCAAATATTTACCATTTGTCACGCGGATTTCATATGAATCCTAATCTGTATTCAAGTGGATTCGTTTGCTTGAGCCTTGTCAACACTTGGAATGGAACCAAGGTTGAAAGATGGACACCTACAAATTCTACGATTCTTCAACTTCTCGTCTCAATCCAGGGACTAGTACTCAACGCTCAACCTTACTTCAATGAGCCTGGTCGCGAAAAACATATCAAGTCTGAGACTTGGTTGAAGAGATCTTTAGCTTATAATGAGGAAGTATTCATCATGTCATGTAAATTAATGCTTTGTCATATTCGTACGCCTCCAAAGAACTTTGAAGGATTTGTTCATCAACATTTTCGTGAACGTGGAGAGTACATATTGGCATCACTTAACACATATGGTGGTGGAAAGGCAACTGCAGGACAGTATCAAGGagataataacaagtcatcgtCTCGAGTTTACACCTCTGTTCAGTTTCAGAAAAATTCGAGGAAAATGTTTGCTGAGTTTGAAAGTGCTTTGAAGAAGTTGAGCAACAGAAACCAGGAGGAGAAAGCAAAGGAGACAGctaagaagaagaggaaaagggAAAATGCATCATCAAAGGCTAAAGTAGTAGTAAAGGAAAATAAGCCTAAAAGTGGACTTATGCAGAAGATAAAAGGCTTTTTCAAGTTCATTTTTGAATGA